The region TAAAAAAGTAAAGAGGTCAAAATATAGTCAGATATAAGTACTATTACACAAGACATGACAACTGCCGTAGTAGTTGCTTGACTGACTCCTTCAGGACCTTTTCCGTCTTTGCGGAAATGAGTGAAGTAGCCTTGAAAACAACAGACTGTACATACAATAACCGCAAAAACAAGTGACTTTGCGAATCCGGCAGAAATATCTTCAAAACTGAGTGATGTATATACTCTGTGAAAATAAACTCCAGAATTTCCGCCAAGTAGAGCAACTCCAGTCAAGTATCCGCCCGCAATCCCGATAATATCAAAAAGAGCAGTCAAGATTGGAAAAGAGATAAGTGATGCGATAAGTTTAGGGCTAACAAGATAGTTTATCGGGTTGATATCCATCAGTTCAAGTGCGTCGATCTGTTCGGAAATACGCATTACGCCGATTTCAGCTGTCATGGAAGAACCTGCTCGCCCTGTGAGCATGATTGCTGTCAGGACAGGACCCAGTTCTCTAACCAGTGAGAGGGCAACCGCAGCTCCGAGGAATCCTTCTGAGCCGAATTTTGAAAGAGCATAGTAAGTCTGAAGTCCGATAACCATCCCTGTAAATAATCCGATGAGGGAAATTACAGTCAGGGATCTGACTCCTATGAAGTATAGTTCCTTAATGGTTTTAGGGAAAATGGATAAGGAACTGAAAATATGCAGAATTGCTTCGAAAAGAAAGATGAACATGGCACCTAGTTCTCCGAAGATATTTAAGCTGATCCTTCCCAGTAAAGCGAAAGGCTGCATGGTCTGTTTTTCTGAAGCATGATCTGACATTTATTTATCTATTAAGCCGATTGTTGCTAATTATAATTGTTAAAAATGTTTTCCAGAGTAAGTTAAAATAAATATCATAATAATCTATGAAATAAAAGGTACTACAAGAGGTAAAAGTAAAATTTATAACTAAGTGTTGTTAAAAGAATTAATGAGAATATATTTCCTGGTAAGCAAGGCCTAATTAGTCGTCTTTGTTTTCGTTTTCGCCCTCAAGGCCTTCACGATTTTCCCACCATGATGCAGGGGGGCCGATATACCACCAGTCTTTATGGTCCGTCTTAGAAATTGTCGCCGCAAGTGCTTTGCCCTGTTCTGTACGCAAACGCTTAAGGGCTGATTCCATCCATGATTCAGCATATGGATTGCCCATGTCATGTTCTTCTTTAAGATTTAATATAAAATCTATTTGATCAGCATCTTGTGCAAGAAGAGATTCAATGGATTCACTTTTCTCAAGTTCTTCCCAATGAGGAAAAATTTTGTTCTCAAGCCCAGTTCCGGCTAAAGTATGTCGAAGCGCTTTATTGCGTGAACTCTTATTGTACATCTGATTTACATAGTTGAAGTCCGCTGTGCGAGCTTCATGTAAATCATGGAAAAGACACATAAAGACAGTGCGAGCCATGTCTGCTTCT is a window of Desulfovibrio sp. UCD-KL4C DNA encoding:
- a CDS encoding ABC transporter permease produces the protein MSDHASEKQTMQPFALLGRISLNIFGELGAMFIFLFEAILHIFSSLSIFPKTIKELYFIGVRSLTVISLIGLFTGMVIGLQTYYALSKFGSEGFLGAAVALSLVRELGPVLTAIMLTGRAGSSMTAEIGVMRISEQIDALELMDINPINYLVSPKLIASLISFPILTALFDIIGIAGGYLTGVALLGGNSGVYFHRVYTSLSFEDISAGFAKSLVFAVIVCTVCCFQGYFTHFRKDGKGPEGVSQATTTAVVMSCVIVLISDYILTSLLF
- a CDS encoding HD domain-containing protein: MKNIKSRDRMTRLADFLFEVGMLKKTPRTGYQFLGTGSESVADHSYRVAVLGYVLADMAEADMARTVFMCLFHDLHEARTADFNYVNQMYNKSSRNKALRHTLAGTGLENKIFPHWEELEKSESIESLLAQDADQIDFILNLKEEHDMGNPYAESWMESALKRLRTEQGKALAATISKTDHKDWWYIGPPASWWENREGLEGENENKDD